Within Thermococcus indicus, the genomic segment GGACAGCACCGGCAGCTTGTCGTAGAGGCCCAGCTTGACTATCATACCGTAGAGGGCTATAAGGCCAGCTATTCCGAGACCGCCCGCCACCTGGGTAAACATCAGGTAGAAGTAGAGCACGTGCTCCCTGCCGAAGAACTTCATGCGCGAGAATGCGTAGGCGGCTGGGACGACGAAGAGCAGCGTCAGCAGCACCGTTATTGTGGCTATGATGAGGCTGTTCTTGAGGTAGCCGAAGAACTTGGAGTTCACGAACTTCCCTATGTTGGTGAACCTCAAGGTTCCGCTGTTCCTGGCGACGACGTACTTCTCCATCGGGCCCGAGACGTGGGTGCCCTCGATGGTTCCGCCCTTCAGTTCAACGTTCCTCATTATCGCGAAGCCCACGGTGCCGTCGTCGTTTATCCTTGTGAGGATGAAGAGTCCTTTGACCTCGCCCTTCAGCTGTCCCTGCGCGTTGACGTCCGTTGAAACGTCGAAAACCAGGTTTTTCACCGGGATCTCAAACACCAATCCTGTGAAGGGCCCGTACTTAACCTCACCCTTTATCGTCCCTTCCAGCAGGTACAGCCGGCCGTCCTGAACGTGGGCGCTTCCCTCGATGGTTCCCGTGAAGTTCTCGCTCAGCTTGCTTCCCGAGAATCCAAAGAGCACCTCCCTGTACGAGTCGAGGCTGACGTTCCTCGGTATGAGGTGGAACTCCGTGGTTGCGAGCGTTGAGCCGGGGCTTATTGAGACGACGAAGATGTAGTAGACCGGGAAGAGTATGATGAACATGACGAAGATAGCCAGCAGGGTCAGGAGGAAGCTCCTGACGACCTCCCCTTTGCGCCTTCCCATCATCCCTTGGCACCCTCCTGAAGCCTGGTTATCCTGACGTTAACGTACATGTACACGGCAAGCACGAGCGTGGCGATTATCATTATCGCCGCTGCCTTTCCGTAGTGGGGGCTGGCTCCGAAGGCCTTCCTGAAACCGTAGAGCAGTATGAACTTGTCCTCGAACAGGCCCGCGTTGTAGATGTAGGGCACCATGAAGTACTGGAAGCTGGCCGCGCTGGTGAGTATGGTCGCGAAGGCTATCGGTTTACCGACTATCGGGAGGACAACGTGCCTTACCCTCTGCCAGTAGCTGGCGCCGTCTATTATCGCCGCCTCAACGAGCGTGTCCGGCACGGACTGGAGCGCCGCCGTGATGACGGTTATCATGAACGGGTACGCGAGCCACACCTCGATTATGTTGAGCGCGAGAAAGCCCCACATGGGGTCGTTGATCCAGTTGGGGAGATTTTGAACCCCGATGGATTTAAGCAGCTGGTTTATCGGCCCGAATATCGGGTCGAACATGAACTTCCAGACGGTAACGGAGAAGAGGAGCGGCAGCGCCCAGGGGATTATCAGGAGCGAGCGGTATATCATCTTGCCCTTCACGTACCTGCTGTTGTAGAGCAGGCTGAGAACGATCCCCGCGAGAACCTTCAGGGTGACGCTGGTCACGACGAATATCCACGTCCACAGGAAAGCGCTCCTGAACGTTTTGTCGCCGAGTATCCAGCGGAAGTTCTCCAAGCCGACGAACTGGAGCTGCGGGGCGTCCGGGGCCTGAACCGGAAAGTTGCCGAGCTGGGCGTTGGTGAATGCGAGGTATATCGAGTATATTATCGGCCACAGGTTGAAAAACAGGAACGCTGCCATTCCAGGCAGGATTAGGAACAGAGCAATGGTCGTGGTCTTTTTCATTCCAATCCCTCCAAAAAGGTATGAAAAAGGAGAAAGGCTTCAGCCGTTCATGTTGTCGAGTATCTGCTGCTGGTACTTCTCGAGTATGGCCTTTATGTCGGCGTTCTCCGGGTCCTGGAGTATCTCGTTGATGGCTCCGTCAACACCGCCCCAGACGGCGCCCATCTTCGGGCTCTTGGGCATCAGGTAGGCGTGCTGAACGGCCTGCCCGAAGCCGTAAATGACCGGGTCGTTCTGGATGTCCGGGTCGTTGAGAACGGGGGTGAGAACGGGGATGTAACCGAGCTGGAGTGAGAGCTCCTTGATGACCTCCGGGCTGGTGGTGAACCACTTGACGAACTTCCAGGCGGCCTCCTTGTTCTTTATACCTGCCGCGAAGTAGATGTCCTTGACTCCACCGTAGGGCCTCGGCCAGTACTCCTTACCGTCCTTGGTTATCGGCGGGAGCGGAACAACGCCGAAGTCTATTCCGGCCTTCTTGACATCGCTTATGCTCCACGGACCGTTTATCATCATGGGAGCACGTCCCTCAAGGAATATGCTCTGCTGGGTTCCGTAGTCGGCGGTCGGGGCCATGTACGGCCAGATGTTCTGGAAGAAGAACTCGAATCCCTCCACAGTCTCGGGCTGGTCGAGACCGGGCATCTCACTCTGGTCGTCGAAGTAGTAGCCACCGAAGGCCTGTGCCCAGGCCGAGAGGAAGTAGGCATTGAGCGGATACGCTATTCCGTACTTCTCGTTGTCCGGGTCGTTGTACTGCTCCATTATCGCCTTCATCTCATCAAAGGTCTTGGGCGGCTCATTCACCATGTCCTTGTTGTAGATGAGCGCGACGGTCTCGGCCGCGAAGGGCATGGCGTAGAAGTGCCCCTTGTACTGCATGGCTTCCTGGGCCATCGGGGCGAAGCCGTTGAGGATATCGTCCGTGACGTATTCATCAATCGGCTCGAGCATTCCGGCGTCGGCGAACTTTCCTATCCAATCGTGAGCCCAGATGAAGAGGTCCGGCCCCTGGCCTGTGGGTATGGCGGCCTTGAGGGCGCTCTCGAGGTCAGGCTTCTGCTCGAAGGTTATGGTGACGTCCGGGCACATGGCCATGTACTCCTCGGCGAGGCTCTGGAAGACTTCCAGCTCGTTGGGCTGCATGGCGTGCCAGATGACAACCTCCCCGCTTCCGCACTCCGTCTCGGGCGGGGTAGTGGTGGTCTCAGTGGGGCTCGGGCTGGAGGTGGTTGAACTCGGTGAGCTCGTGGTGGTCTCGATTGGACTGGGGGAGCTGGTTGTCGTTGAACTCGGGCTCTCCCCTCCGGGGGATATACAGCCGCTGGCCACAACGCTAAGAACCAAAACCCCCACCAAAAGCAGGGCAAACAGTCCTTTCTTCATATCTTTATCACCCGCCTTGATTTTGGGTGATATAGTATCATCGACGGTGATATATATATCTTGCGCTTCTTTGATCAGAGTTGTTGGCCGTGCACATAGTTAGTCCCCCATGAAAAGGGTGGACCACAGGGAACGGGTCGGGGACAGGCTGTCTGTCCGTGGGGTGCCATCTGCCCCTTCCCCTTCATCCCCCGGGAGAAGACGTCAGGATGTCGTCACATGGAAGGCGCAGTCCTCAGGTTCCATCGAGTACCTGATCTCCACCCTGACCCTTTCGTCCCCGAGAACCCTCTCATATATCATTGTGCGTCCCTGGAACCTTACGGGCACGAACTCGCCGAGCTGAAGCGCTCTGCTCTTCCTTCTGAGCCGTATCAGCCGTTTCGTGGTTTCGAAAATCTCAGTGTCCCACTTCCCCCTGTCCCATACCATGGACGCCCTCCCGGCACTCAGGCCACCGTCCAGCCGCCCTCTGAGTCCAATTTCATCGCCGTAGAATATCGAGGGAATCCCCTTGTAGGTCATCAGGAAGGCCAGGGCGCAGAGGTATCTCCGCCCGTCCCCCACGAGGTCGAGGAAGCGTTCGGTGTCGTGGTTGTCGAGGAAGTTGTACATCGCGTACTCCGCGGGGCCTAAATGAATGCTCAGCAGCTCCAGGCCGTTGAGGAACTCCCCCGCGTCGATTTCACCCTCCACAAAGAACCTGAGAATGAGCTCGTAGAGGGGGTAGTTCATGGTGCCGTGGAACGCGTCGGGAACCCAGGGCCGGGGGTCATCCATGACCTCCCCGACGAGGTATGCCTCCTCTGGCATGGCCTTCCGCATCTCCCTCCACAGCTCCGGCGGAACGCCGTGGGCAACATCGAGACGCCAGCCGTCCGCTCCCCGCTCGAGCCAGTACTCCATTACCTCTCCGATGAATCTCCTTACCTCCTGGCTGTCGTGGTTGAGCCTCGGCATCAGCCACACCGAGTAGAAGCTCTCGTAGTTCCACCCTATCTCCTTCAGCCTCTGGTGCTTCTCTCTCGGAGAAGTCTTTGACCGGAGAACCTCCAGGAACTCATCTGAGACCACGGGGAAGCCGGTCACCCTGTAAAAGTCTTTGTAGTCACTCTCATTTCCTCTGGCTATCAAATCCTGAAAGTACGGGTGGAAGAAGCTCGTGTGGTGGAAAACCCCGTCGGGAATCAGCCTGATGTCCCGCTTTTTGAGTTCCCGCACCAGCTCCCTGAAGATCCCCCATCCTCCGAGCTTTCTGTCGATACTGAAGTAGTCGGTGACGTCGTAGCGGTGGTACGTCATGGACTCGAATATCGGGGTGAGGTAGAGCGCGTTTACGCCGAGTTCTTCGAGGTGACCCAGCCTCTTTATTATTCCAGCCAGATCGCCGCCGTGGAACTCCTCGCTCTGAAATGCCTCTCCCCTGGGCGTCCCAGGCAGGCCTCTCTCGAACCTGTCGGGCATTATCTGGTAGAATACCCTCTCGAAAACCCATTCGGGGGTCTCTGACCTGTAGGGTTCGGCATTAAACGGGCCGTATTCGCTGGTTTTCCCTTCGGATTCTATAAGAAAAGAGTACTCAATTGGTCCCTCACCGGAAAGAACCGCCTCGAAGTATTCGAAGAGGCCACCGTGGGCCTTGGGTCTCATCTCGGTTTTTCTGCCTCCGGCCCTTAGGACTACCCTTGAGACCTTTCCCCTCAGTGAGCGGAAAATCACGTGGGTCCTTCCGGCGAAGGAGTAAAGGTAGGTGGCGCTCGGCCTGTGGAAGAACTCCCCCTCCCCAATTATCCTAGCCACGCTCACTTTTTTCTCGAGCTTGTATGATAGCCTCTTGTAGGTTTCCCTTTCCTGATTTTCCGGGTCGGGCAGAAACTCCCCGTCCACCGAGAAGCAGTAGTGCCAAGTTCCCTCGGGGAGCTCCAGCAGTATACTCCATCTTTTTCCTTTCTGCCTCATTCGAAAGCTGCCCTCATTGAAGGCGTTGAAGTCCCCCACGAGGTACGCGTAGCTCCCCTCTTTCGGTATCGAGAACTCCATCTCTGCGACCCTGCCGAACCTCCAGTCAGGTTTGAACCCGAAAATTTTATACACCTTCCCCACCCAAGTATCACTACTGATGAATAAACTATGGCGAGTGAAACTTAAAAGTTTGGAGGTCTCGGTATGAAGGAAGAGGAAATCATTGAGAAACTTCAGAAGCTCGGCCTCACCAAGTACGAGAGCCTTGCCTACATAACCCTTCTCAAGCTCGGCCCGAGTAAGGCCACGGACATAACCAAGGAGAGCGGCATTCCCCACACGAGGGTTTACGACGTTCTGAGCTCCCTCCACAGGAAGGGGTTCGTTGACGTCATGCAGGGCTCCCCTCGCCTGTACAAGCCAGTCAACCCGGAGGTTGTTCTGGAGAGGATAAAGGAGGACTTCATAGAGGACGTTGAGAACCTTAAGGTTGCGTTTCTCGAGCTCTACCGCGAGGTTCACGGCGAGGATCTGCCCGAGATTTGGACCATCCAGGGCTTTGAAAACACCGTTGAGCGCGCTGAGTACGTTATTAGAACCGCCAAGCACGAGGTCCTGATAAACACCCCCTTTGAGTTCCTCCAGCTCCTCAAGAGCGAGATACGCGCGAGGAAGGACATAGTCTTCGTCATAATCAGCAACTTCGATGAGATACCCGACTGGCTCAAAGGGAACAACATAATCCTCGCGAGGAGCGGGGGCGCTCCGTGGCTCATGGCCAGCTGGATAATAGGCGACATCGACTACGCCCTGTTCTTCGGTGCCCTCCCGAAGGACAAGCGCCGCGAGAAGTTCTACTCCTTCTGGGCCAAGAGCCCCAAGATAATCCAGAACTACATGCACTGGTTCTACACCATCTACCTCGACAACAGCGAGATAATCAAACCCCTCAACTATGCCGCGGCACCGAAGCCCCTCTCCCTCGTCAACATCAGGACGCTCATAACCGTCCTCAAGTACCTTGAGCCGCCGAGGAAGATCGAGGTCATCGGGAGGCTCGTTGACACGAAGGAGCCGGTGACACTGGACGGGGAGATAACCGAATACGAGTACACCCCCCTCACCGCCAACATAACCGTGAATGCCGGCGGAAAGGAGTGGAAGATCGGCGGCATTGGCAGCTACTTCGAGGACGTCGAGGGCGAGAAGTTCATCCTCCTCGATTGAGCGGTTCTTTTCCCTCTTCATCTCCCATCCGCTGGTTCATGGGGTAGGTGGTGTCAATGAGGATTCTTATCCTTGGGTTTGAGTACCTGCCCGTCAAGGTGGGCGGCCTTGCAGAGGCGATAACCAGCATAGCGGAGGGGCTGAGCGAACTCGGAAACGAGGTCGTCGTTTTCACCCCAGATCACGGGAAGAACCTCGGCGAAGTCTTCGGCTCTTTCAAGGTCTCGGCCTTCGGCGGGGAAGTTTCGATAACCGTCAGAAAGCGTGAGCAGAACGGCGTTACTGTCTACTCCCTCGGTGGAGGACTTCTCAGCGAGTCCGATGTCTACGGCCCGGGCTGGGAGGGCCTGCTCAGGAAAGCGGTTCTCTTTGGGAAGGCCAGCGTGGGGCTTATGAACGAGCTGATTGAAACCTTCAAGCCGGACGTAATCCACGCCCACGACTGGCACACAGTATTTGCCCTTGGCCTTTTGAAGAAGTACTTTGGTATAAGGGGTGTCTTCACCGTCCACAGGCTCAACAAGGCGAAAATTCCGGCCAACTACTTCGGCGAAGCAAACCTCCCCGAACTCGCCCCTTACCCCGAGATAGACCCCGAGCACACCGCCGGATACATAGCGGACGCTGTAACGACCGTCAGCAGGAGCTATCTGTGGGAGGAATGGGGGTTCTTCAGGCACTTTGAGGGCAAGGTTACTCACGTCTTCAACGGCATAGACTGTTCCTTCTGGAACGAGGAGCTCATGGAGACGAAGGATATTCCCAGAGAGGAGCGGAGGAGGCGCGTCTTAGAGCGTTTCGGCCTGAGCGATGGGAAGGCGTTCATGTTCATAGGGCGCTTTGACAAGGCCCAGAAGGGAGTTGACACCCTTCTAAGGGCTATAGAGGTTCTCTCTGCTGATCCTGCCTTTAGGGAGATGAGGTTCATCATAATCGGCAAGGGCGATCCGGAGCTTGAGGCCTGGGCCAGAGCCGTGCAAAACCGCTTCCCCGAGAACGTCAGGGTAATTACCGAGCTTCTCAGCAGGGAGACCGTCAGGGAGCTCTATGGCTCGGTGGACTTCGTTATAATTCCGTCGTACTTCGAGCCCTTCGGTTTAGTTCAGCTCGAGGCCATGTGTCTCGGCGCAATTCCCATAGGCAGCTCCGTCGGGGGATAAAGGATACCGTAATAGACCTCAACTCCGACCCGGAGAATGCCACCGGAATCCTCGTCCCCCCGAGGGACGCCTTCGCCCTCGCCAGGGCGATGGTGTTCGCCAAGGAGCTGGACGAAGAGACCTTGAGAAAGCTCCGCGAGAACGGGAAGAGGAGGGCGAGGGAGGACTTCACCTGGGAGAACGCTTGCAGGAGGTACATGAGGGTTTACGAGGGGGCCGTTGACAAGGCCGTTCCGTTCCTTCGCTAACGCCATCCGTACTCTGCTAAAAATTTCTTTTTCAGCCTTTTTATCGTCCCGGAAACGCCGAGGGTTCTGAATATCGCCCTTGAGCCGTTTATGTGAGTTACCAGGGTCAGAGCAAAGCGCAGTTCCTCCACGTGCTTCCTGTCAACTCTCACAATCCCAGTCTGGCTCTTCTCATCGAACTTTATGAACCAGGGTTTGGCCTTGGCAGAACCGAGGGTTCCCAGCGTTGAGAGGCTCGCGTCCCATATGGCCCTCTTTACCTCGTCCTTCTTAAACGGCCTCTCCCCGATTACCTGGAAGGCTATGTAGCGGTGCTTGTCCCTCAGTGTAGGCGGCAGATACTTCGGCTTCTCCCTCATAGGCATCTGCACAACTTTGCCCGCCAACCTTTTTAAGCTCTCCCCCGCGTTTAGGGTTAGCGAGGTGAGTCGATGGTCTGGGAGACGCCTTACTTTTCGTACGCTGTGAGAGAGCCCCCCAAGGGCTGTCAGCTCTGCGTTAGGGGTGAGAAGCTCGTTCTCTTCACGACCGGCGCCTGTCCGAGGGACTGCTTCTACTGCCCGCTGAGCGAGACGCGGAGGGGAGACGTCGTCTACGCCAACGAGAGACCCGTAAAAACCCTTGATGACGTCAGTGAGGAAGCCCTTCTGATGGAAGCCAAGGGGGCAGGCGTCACTGGCGGTGACCCGCTGGTGAGGCTCGACCGGACGGTCGAGTATATACGGGTTCTCAAGGAGGCCTTTGGCAAGGACTTTCACGTCCACCTCTACACCACTGGCGCTTTAGCCACGAAGAAGAACCTGGAAAAGCTCTACGATGCCGGTCTGGATGAGATTCGATTCCACCCCGATCTCTTCAACCCGAACTCGAAGCTCTTCAAAGTTGAAATCGAGAACATAAAGAACGCCTTCGACTTCGACTGGGACGTCGGCGGCGAGATTCCTTCGATTCCTGGGCAGTTCGAGAGGATGAGGTGGTACGCCGAGTTTCTCGATAATCTCGGAGCGAAGTTCCTCAACGTGAACGAGCTCGAGTTCAGCGAGACGAACCTGAGGGCTATTCTCGACAGGGGATACAGACCAATAAGCGACGAGAGCGCCGCCATAAAGGGTTCCCTTGAGCTGGGCCTGAAGCTCCTTGAATGGGGCGAGGAGAACACCTCGCTGAGCTACCACCTGTGCACGGCCAAGCTGAAGGATGCGGTCCAGCTCAAGAACAGGCTGAGGAGGATGGCAAGGAACGTGGCCAGGCCCTACATGGAGATAACCGAGGACGGAACGCTCCGGTTTGGGATAGCGGAATACGACAACCTCGACGAGCTCTACGAGTTTCTAGTTAATGAGGCAGAAGTCCCGGCAGAGTGGCTGTACGTCAACAGGGCGAAGGGCCGGATAGAGATGCCTGAAGAGGTCGCCGTCGAGCTGGCCGAGGCAATAGAGGGCGACGTTAGGTTCTTCATAGTCGAGGAGTACCCGACCTTCGACAGGCTTGAGGTCGAGAGGGTTCCGCTTCCATAAGTCACCTGAGGGCGAGCTTTGCAAACGGGTCAGTGAGGTAGTACTCCCCATTTTCCTCCTCAATCCAGCCCATCTTCTTCAGGTTCTTCAGAAGCTCATAAAGTCTCGGCTCGGG encodes:
- a CDS encoding radical SAM protein; this translates as MVWETPYFSYAVREPPKGCQLCVRGEKLVLFTTGACPRDCFYCPLSETRRGDVVYANERPVKTLDDVSEEALLMEAKGAGVTGGDPLVRLDRTVEYIRVLKEAFGKDFHVHLYTTGALATKKNLEKLYDAGLDEIRFHPDLFNPNSKLFKVEIENIKNAFDFDWDVGGEIPSIPGQFERMRWYAEFLDNLGAKFLNVNELEFSETNLRAILDRGYRPISDESAAIKGSLELGLKLLEWGEENTSLSYHLCTAKLKDAVQLKNRLRRMARNVARPYMEITEDGTLRFGIAEYDNLDELYEFLVNEAEVPAEWLYVNRAKGRIEMPEEVAVELAEAIEGDVRFFIVEEYPTFDRLEVERVPLP
- a CDS encoding ribonuclease P protein component 2 — translated: MREKPKYLPPTLRDKHRYIAFQVIGERPFKKDEVKRAIWDASLSTLGTLGSAKAKPWFIKFDEKSQTGIVRVDRKHVEELRFALTLVTHINGSRAIFRTLGVSGTIKRLKKKFLAEYGWR
- the trmBL1 gene encoding HTH-type sugar sensing transcriptional regulator TrmBL1, coding for MKEEEIIEKLQKLGLTKYESLAYITLLKLGPSKATDITKESGIPHTRVYDVLSSLHRKGFVDVMQGSPRLYKPVNPEVVLERIKEDFIEDVENLKVAFLELYREVHGEDLPEIWTIQGFENTVERAEYVIRTAKHEVLINTPFEFLQLLKSEIRARKDIVFVIISNFDEIPDWLKGNNIILARSGGAPWLMASWIIGDIDYALFFGALPKDKRREKFYSFWAKSPKIIQNYMHWFYTIYLDNSEIIKPLNYAAAPKPLSLVNIRTLITVLKYLEPPRKIEVIGRLVDTKEPVTLDGEITEYEYTPLTANITVNAGGKEWKIGGIGSYFEDVEGEKFILLD
- a CDS encoding extracellular solute-binding protein, which codes for MKKGLFALLLVGVLVLSVVASGCISPGGESPSSTTTSSPSPIETTTSSPSSTTSSPSPTETTTTPPETECGSGEVVIWHAMQPNELEVFQSLAEEYMAMCPDVTITFEQKPDLESALKAAIPTGQGPDLFIWAHDWIGKFADAGMLEPIDEYVTDDILNGFAPMAQEAMQYKGHFYAMPFAAETVALIYNKDMVNEPPKTFDEMKAIMEQYNDPDNEKYGIAYPLNAYFLSAWAQAFGGYYFDDQSEMPGLDQPETVEGFEFFFQNIWPYMAPTADYGTQQSIFLEGRAPMMINGPWSISDVKKAGIDFGVVPLPPITKDGKEYWPRPYGGVKDIYFAAGIKNKEAAWKFVKWFTTSPEVIKELSLQLGYIPVLTPVLNDPDIQNDPVIYGFGQAVQHAYLMPKSPKMGAVWGGVDGAINEILQDPENADIKAILEKYQQQILDNMNG
- a CDS encoding alpha amylase N-terminal ig-like domain-containing protein — protein: MYKIFGFKPDWRFGRVAEMEFSIPKEGSYAYLVGDFNAFNEGSFRMRQKGKRWSILLELPEGTWHYCFSVDGEFLPDPENQERETYKRLSYKLEKKVSVARIIGEGEFFHRPSATYLYSFAGRTHVIFRSLRGKVSRVVLRAGGRKTEMRPKAHGGLFEYFEAVLSGEGPIEYSFLIESEGKTSEYGPFNAEPYRSETPEWVFERVFYQIMPDRFERGLPGTPRGEAFQSEEFHGGDLAGIIKRLGHLEELGVNALYLTPIFESMTYHRYDVTDYFSIDRKLGGWGIFRELVRELKKRDIRLIPDGVFHHTSFFHPYFQDLIARGNESDYKDFYRVTGFPVVSDEFLEVLRSKTSPREKHQRLKEIGWNYESFYSVWLMPRLNHDSQEVRRFIGEVMEYWLERGADGWRLDVAHGVPPELWREMRKAMPEEAYLVGEVMDDPRPWVPDAFHGTMNYPLYELILRFFVEGEIDAGEFLNGLELLSIHLGPAEYAMYNFLDNHDTERFLDLVGDGRRYLCALAFLMTYKGIPSIFYGDEIGLRGRLDGGLSAGRASMVWDRGKWDTEIFETTKRLIRLRRKSRALQLGEFVPVRFQGRTMIYERVLGDERVRVEIRYSMEPEDCAFHVTTS
- a CDS encoding carbohydrate ABC transporter permease, with translation MKKTTTIALFLILPGMAAFLFFNLWPIIYSIYLAFTNAQLGNFPVQAPDAPQLQFVGLENFRWILGDKTFRSAFLWTWIFVVTSVTLKVLAGIVLSLLYNSRYVKGKMIYRSLLIIPWALPLLFSVTVWKFMFDPIFGPINQLLKSIGVQNLPNWINDPMWGFLALNIIEVWLAYPFMITVITAALQSVPDTLVEAAIIDGASYWQRVRHVVLPIVGKPIAFATILTSAASFQYFMVPYIYNAGLFEDKFILLYGFRKAFGASPHYGKAAAIMIIATLVLAVYMYVNVRITRLQEGAKG
- a CDS encoding ABC transporter permease subunit, with amino-acid sequence MMGRRKGEVVRSFLLTLLAIFVMFIILFPVYYIFVVSISPGSTLATTEFHLIPRNVSLDSYREVLFGFSGSKLSENFTGTIEGSAHVQDGRLYLLEGTIKGEVKYGPFTGLVFEIPVKNLVFDVSTDVNAQGQLKGEVKGLFILTRINDDGTVGFAIMRNVELKGGTIEGTHVSGPMEKYVVARNSGTLRFTNIGKFVNSKFFGYLKNSLIIATITVLLTLLFVVPAAYAFSRMKFFGREHVLYFYLMFTQVAGGLGIAGLIALYGMIVKLGLYDKLPVLSFIYAAGSVPFNTWLLKGYIDSISPDFDEAALVDGASYLQIIRHVLLPMALPGIATVSIFAFIGGWTEFILASLLLTEPNQPLSVWIYLLLGGIGRGIDWSYFAAAALLFALPVFVAFMLAQNYIRSGLTVGGLKE